The Virgibacillus dokdonensis genome includes a window with the following:
- a CDS encoding methyl-accepting chemotaxis protein: MQKKFVILITFAVLLSTIISVVGFSYLHDMADDSKEMYEKYLISVDKLGQIQKNNATIDAYSMEAMMTNDSNTDNDLKKRIDELVSENEKLETKNLFPKQIVDKDSYYVLVDDYIQGRNNALQLAEDDREAGYNYYVDYVMSKRIELDDIMTKIQDYFSNKAKDMNKHNQDHLQEVSMIFITVSTIGIIAFIAVSLWIAQAIIKPLKHLRYIMETAEQGKLVTSDYKANDELGQLMTVFNGMITTFKDLLSSTQEASENVVASSEQLSASAGQNTQASEHVASAIQEVAAGSANQLEHIEKTADTMDMMISSFQKINEDTSLVSGEAKASAELSRKGEKEMDDVIGQMEVIRHNVTNLGKTIHSLSSSLTEINAMNQTITDIASQTNLLALNAAIEAARAGEHGEGFSVVAEEVRKLAEQSNESAKQITHLIENIQHETNETMESMDVTDAAVETGTTVVHEAGSTFEKIESTFNSIISQFAKISENINQLSSGAQNLQTSMNEIKEIVTNTSEQTQTVSAATEEQLASIEEVESSAENLAKISEELQELVNKFE; this comes from the coding sequence TTGCAAAAAAAGTTTGTTATACTTATTACATTTGCTGTCCTCTTATCGACCATTATTAGCGTTGTAGGTTTTTCTTATTTACATGATATGGCAGATGACTCGAAAGAAATGTATGAAAAGTATCTCATTTCAGTTGATAAGCTTGGTCAAATTCAAAAAAACAATGCTACAATTGATGCCTATTCCATGGAGGCTATGATGACAAATGACTCTAATACGGATAATGACTTAAAAAAGCGTATTGATGAGCTTGTAAGTGAAAATGAAAAATTGGAAACGAAAAACTTATTTCCAAAACAAATAGTTGATAAGGATAGTTATTATGTGCTCGTAGATGACTATATTCAAGGAAGAAATAATGCGCTGCAGTTAGCGGAAGATGACCGGGAGGCTGGGTATAATTACTATGTAGATTATGTTATGAGTAAACGAATCGAGCTTGACGATATAATGACAAAAATTCAAGACTACTTTTCGAACAAAGCGAAGGATATGAACAAGCATAATCAAGATCATTTACAAGAAGTAAGTATGATCTTCATAACAGTAAGTACAATAGGAATAATTGCATTCATAGCGGTTAGCTTATGGATAGCTCAAGCAATTATAAAGCCATTGAAGCATTTACGATATATCATGGAGACTGCTGAGCAAGGGAAGCTAGTAACAAGTGATTACAAAGCAAATGATGAACTTGGTCAATTAATGACAGTTTTCAACGGAATGATTACTACATTTAAGGACTTACTCTCGTCGACCCAAGAAGCGTCTGAAAATGTCGTTGCGTCTTCTGAGCAATTAAGTGCTAGTGCTGGGCAAAATACACAAGCTTCAGAACATGTTGCTTCTGCTATTCAAGAGGTTGCTGCCGGATCTGCAAATCAGCTGGAACATATTGAAAAGACAGCTGATACGATGGATATGATGATATCCAGTTTTCAAAAAATCAATGAGGATACGTCTCTTGTTTCCGGTGAAGCGAAAGCATCTGCGGAATTGTCTAGAAAAGGGGAAAAAGAGATGGATGATGTCATCGGTCAGATGGAAGTCATTCGTCACAACGTTACTAACTTGGGGAAAACAATTCATAGTTTAAGCAGCAGTTTAACGGAAATTAATGCGATGAACCAAACCATTACGGATATAGCATCGCAAACGAATTTATTAGCTCTAAATGCTGCTATTGAGGCTGCCCGAGCGGGGGAACATGGAGAAGGGTTTTCTGTCGTTGCCGAAGAAGTAAGGAAACTTGCTGAGCAGTCCAACGAATCCGCTAAACAGATCACGCACTTAATTGAGAATATCCAGCACGAAACGAATGAAACGATGGAGTCTATGGACGTTACAGATGCAGCTGTAGAAACTGGGACGACCGTCGTCCATGAAGCTGGTAGTACGTTTGAAAAAATAGAAAGTACATTTAATAGCATTATAAGTCAATTTGCGAAAATTAGTGAAAATATTAATCAGCTGTCGTCTGGAGCACAGAATTTGCAAACTTCTATGAATGAGATTAAAGAAATTGTGACAAATACGAGTGAGCAAACACAAACTGTCTCTGCAGCCACAGAGGAACAACTGGCCTCAATAGAAGAGGTGGAATCATCCGCAGAAAACTTAGCGAAAATATCGGAAGAATTGCAAGAACTCGTTAACAAATTTGAATAA
- a CDS encoding amino acid ABC transporter ATP-binding protein has protein sequence MIKAENITKKFGKQTVLKNISTTIQHGEVVAVIGPSGSGKSTFLRCLNLLELPTEGKIWLNKQEITDPKQNKLAVRKHIGMVFQHFHLFPHMTVLDNVAYAPQKVKGISKQEAYQIAKKLLAKVGLTDKEEAYPNRLSGGQKQRVAIARALAMEPEIMLFDEPTSALDPEMVKEVLDVMKDLANTGMTMVVVTHEMNFAKEVADRILFLDQGKLIEEADPSTFFQAPATERAKDFLDKVL, from the coding sequence GTGATTAAAGCGGAAAATATAACGAAAAAATTTGGCAAACAAACCGTATTAAAAAATATATCGACAACGATTCAGCACGGAGAAGTTGTCGCTGTCATTGGCCCGTCTGGATCTGGTAAATCGACATTTTTACGTTGCTTAAACTTATTGGAACTCCCAACGGAAGGAAAGATTTGGCTTAACAAGCAAGAAATTACCGATCCAAAGCAAAATAAATTAGCTGTCCGAAAGCATATCGGTATGGTGTTTCAACATTTTCATTTATTCCCACACATGACAGTATTAGATAATGTGGCTTATGCACCACAAAAAGTAAAAGGAATATCCAAACAAGAAGCCTATCAAATAGCAAAAAAATTATTAGCAAAAGTAGGCTTAACGGATAAAGAAGAAGCTTACCCGAATCGCTTGTCTGGTGGACAAAAGCAGCGTGTAGCCATTGCTAGGGCACTCGCTATGGAACCAGAAATAATGCTCTTTGATGAACCTACGTCAGCGCTTGATCCAGAGATGGTGAAGGAAGTACTCGATGTGATGAAAGATTTAGCAAATACTGGTATGACCATGGTTGTTGTCACACATGAAATGAATTTTGCAAAAGAGGTTGCCGATCGTATTCTGTTTTTAGATCAAGGAAAGCTCATTGAAGAAGCAGATCCTTCTACTTTTTTCCAAGCACCTGCTACAGAACGAGCAAAAGATTTTTTGGATAAAGTATTATAG
- a CDS encoding response regulator transcription factor: MIRVCIVDDHRLIRRGLQLLLEAYPDIHVVGEAEDGDEAIQLMHQLEVDVMLMDVSMPNGLDGFTASEVILQNHKHVHIVLLTMHDEEVYIQKAIQLDIGGYILKNSKGNELHEAIHAVHRGEKYYKVGLPEDQIAKLFKHSKKDYSILSVREKEIVRLTVLGYTNKQMSQRLFISPKTVENHKANIMHKLELKCKSELIQYGLTNHYHTI, translated from the coding sequence ATGATTCGTGTATGCATTGTAGATGATCATCGGTTAATTCGTCGAGGACTTCAATTATTGCTCGAAGCTTATCCGGATATTCATGTTGTTGGCGAAGCAGAAGATGGAGACGAAGCGATACAGCTCATGCATCAATTGGAAGTTGATGTTATGTTAATGGACGTATCCATGCCTAATGGGCTAGATGGATTTACAGCTTCTGAAGTTATTTTACAAAACCACAAACATGTCCATATTGTTCTTTTAACGATGCATGATGAAGAAGTATACATACAAAAGGCCATTCAACTCGATATTGGGGGATACATTTTAAAAAATAGTAAAGGCAACGAATTGCATGAAGCCATACATGCCGTTCATCGTGGTGAAAAATACTATAAAGTAGGCTTACCTGAAGATCAAATCGCTAAATTATTTAAACATAGCAAAAAAGATTATTCGATTTTATCTGTTAGGGAAAAAGAAATTGTTCGACTTACTGTGCTTGGCTATACAAATAAACAAATGTCGCAACGTTTATTTATTAGTCCAAAAACAGTGGAAAACCACAAAGCAAATATTATGCACAAACTCGAGTTAAAATGTAAATCTGAATTAATCCAATACGGTCTAACGAATCATTATCACACAATATAG
- a CDS encoding M20 family metallopeptidase: MKSLQETIQDIHGELCHISDYLYHHPELGDQEYQSMQLLTKLLEEHQFEVETGVAGRNTAFKATFDSGKPGPTIAYLAEYDALPGVGHACGHNIIGTMSVGAGIILSKQVAEAGGSVVVLGTPAEETNGAKVPMSEQGFFDSIDVAMIVHPGDQAYESGEALAMDAIQFAYFGKTSHAAAAPEKGINALDSVIQLFNGINALREHLPTDVRIHGIIADGGEAANVVPDKAVAQFYVRAKERKELDAVVEKVQYIAEGAALMTGARLEVSNYELSYDNMITNQALSKAFTKHLENITAQPVLPAKEGYGSIDMGNVSHVVPAIHPYIGFDIPGLTAHTQAFADMTITDKGHQMIADGALALAQTGFEVITDAKLLAEIQQEFSKTEC, encoded by the coding sequence ATGAAGTCGTTACAAGAAACAATACAAGATATCCATGGTGAGTTATGCCATATTAGTGACTATTTATATCACCATCCAGAGTTAGGCGATCAGGAATATCAATCCATGCAATTATTAACGAAATTACTTGAGGAGCATCAGTTTGAGGTAGAAACAGGTGTAGCTGGAAGAAACACTGCATTTAAAGCTACATTTGATAGTGGAAAACCTGGCCCTACTATTGCGTACTTAGCTGAATACGATGCACTTCCCGGAGTTGGACATGCTTGTGGGCATAATATCATTGGCACGATGAGTGTTGGAGCGGGGATTATTTTAAGTAAACAGGTAGCAGAAGCTGGAGGAAGTGTCGTTGTTTTAGGCACACCAGCCGAAGAAACGAATGGTGCTAAAGTGCCGATGAGTGAACAAGGTTTTTTTGATTCCATTGATGTGGCAATGATTGTCCATCCTGGTGATCAAGCGTACGAGAGCGGAGAGGCTCTTGCGATGGATGCCATTCAATTTGCCTACTTCGGTAAAACGTCCCATGCAGCTGCTGCACCAGAAAAAGGAATTAATGCACTGGATAGCGTCATTCAGCTGTTTAATGGGATTAACGCATTACGCGAGCATCTTCCAACAGATGTACGCATTCATGGTATTATAGCAGACGGTGGAGAGGCAGCGAATGTAGTACCCGATAAAGCAGTGGCGCAATTTTATGTGCGAGCAAAAGAACGGAAGGAATTAGATGCGGTAGTAGAAAAAGTGCAATACATTGCAGAAGGTGCGGCACTGATGACAGGAGCTAGATTAGAAGTTTCTAATTATGAATTGAGCTACGACAATATGATAACCAATCAGGCTCTATCCAAAGCCTTTACGAAGCATTTGGAGAATATCACCGCTCAGCCTGTTTTGCCTGCTAAAGAAGGCTATGGATCGATTGATATGGGAAATGTAAGCCATGTGGTGCCAGCGATTCATCCATATATTGGCTTTGATATACCTGGCTTAACTGCACATACACAAGCGTTTGCAGATATGACAATTACAGATAAAGGGCATCAAATGATTGCTGATGGAGCACTGGCTCTAGCACAGACGGGTTTCGAAGTAATTACAGACGCAAAACTTTTAGCAGAAATTCAACAAGAGTTTAGCAAAACCGAGTGTTAA
- a CDS encoding ATP-binding protein → MCSIQYENKYLHQIFENIQDGIIIMDQSRKILAMNPSAKKLTGWLLHDRVPYCSFCETRLLQGNENKCYLIAHDEVPYFLSDMPTYHGKKINVEMSTALMFHDATTHQKEYLLVLRDQSLMQKEKEAQLSKKMIQKLIEAKENEHKRLAQELHDGVGQALYSISVALQAIESFVNNTRIQSYVDEVQEELNHVMNDIKAYSYQLRPQSIDRLGLIATIQGLMHTLEKSNPNITITFTTTLKNRLPSLMEINLYRVIQEALHNTIKYANATQVVIELIDMPHKLELTIRDNGKGFDTSKRSAGLGLKHMEERVNLLRGTFQIASELQQGTIIRASIPKEDHLL, encoded by the coding sequence GTGTGTTCCATTCAATATGAGAATAAATATTTGCATCAAATCTTCGAAAACATTCAAGATGGGATCATTATTATGGATCAGAGCCGTAAAATTTTAGCTATGAATCCTTCTGCAAAGAAATTAACAGGCTGGTTATTACATGATCGTGTACCGTATTGTTCTTTTTGTGAAACTCGGTTGTTACAAGGAAATGAAAATAAATGTTATTTAATTGCGCATGATGAAGTGCCTTATTTTCTTTCTGATATGCCGACGTATCATGGTAAGAAAATTAATGTGGAAATGAGCACCGCATTAATGTTCCACGATGCTACAACACATCAAAAAGAGTATTTACTTGTCTTACGCGACCAATCTCTCATGCAAAAAGAAAAAGAAGCACAACTTTCAAAAAAAATGATCCAAAAATTAATTGAAGCAAAAGAAAATGAGCATAAGCGGCTTGCCCAAGAGCTTCATGACGGGGTTGGTCAAGCACTCTACAGTATTTCTGTCGCTTTACAAGCCATTGAATCCTTTGTAAATAATACACGAATTCAAAGCTATGTCGATGAAGTGCAAGAAGAACTAAATCATGTGATGAACGATATTAAAGCCTATTCTTATCAACTACGGCCCCAGAGTATTGATCGTTTGGGATTGATTGCAACGATACAAGGGCTTATGCATACGTTAGAAAAAAGTAATCCAAACATTACGATTACTTTCACCACCACCTTAAAAAATCGACTTCCTTCTTTAATGGAGATTAATCTATATCGAGTTATTCAAGAAGCCTTACACAACACGATTAAATATGCGAACGCGACACAAGTTGTCATTGAACTTATAGACATGCCTCATAAACTAGAATTAACAATACGAGATAATGGAAAAGGGTTTGATACAAGCAAACGTTCCGCGGGGTTAGGCCTAAAGCATATGGAAGAACGAGTGAATTTACTTAGAGGTACTTTTCAAATTGCTTCTGAGTTACAACAAGGTACCATTATTCGTGCATCCATCCCAAAGGAGGATCACCTTCTATGA
- the trhO gene encoding oxygen-dependent tRNA uridine(34) hydroxylase TrhO → MESNMPYEVLLYYHYVHIDDPDGYSAEHLKFCKELGLKGRILVAHEGINGTLSGTKEQTKAYMDMMHADPRFADMVFKIDEHDGHAFKKMHVRPRKELVTFRLEKDVDPHETTGNYLSPKEFYEAMQHEDTVVIDARNDYEYDLGHFRGAVRPDIKTFRELPNWIREHKDDFKDKKILTYCTGGIRCEKFSGWLKEEGFEDVNQLHGGIVTYGKDPEVQGELWDGKCYVFDERISVPVNRKEHVVVGVDYFDGEPCERYVNCANPECNKQILCSEENEHKYLRGCTHACRVSPRNLYVKEHELSEEEVEARLEAIGESLTMKA, encoded by the coding sequence ATGGAAAGTAATATGCCATATGAGGTTTTATTGTATTATCATTATGTTCACATCGATGATCCAGATGGATATTCAGCTGAGCATTTGAAGTTTTGTAAGGAATTAGGTTTAAAAGGAAGAATTCTTGTTGCCCATGAAGGCATTAATGGCACATTGTCTGGCACAAAAGAGCAAACGAAAGCATACATGGATATGATGCATGCCGATCCTCGCTTTGCCGATATGGTGTTTAAAATTGATGAACATGATGGGCATGCGTTCAAAAAAATGCACGTACGACCACGAAAAGAATTAGTTACCTTCCGTCTTGAAAAGGATGTTGATCCACATGAGACGACAGGAAACTATTTGTCACCAAAAGAATTTTACGAGGCAATGCAGCATGAAGATACGGTCGTCATTGATGCGCGTAACGATTACGAATATGATTTAGGTCATTTCCGTGGCGCTGTACGTCCAGATATTAAAACATTTCGTGAATTACCAAATTGGATTCGCGAGCACAAGGACGATTTTAAAGATAAGAAAATTTTAACCTATTGTACTGGTGGCATACGTTGCGAAAAATTCTCCGGTTGGTTAAAAGAAGAAGGTTTTGAAGATGTAAACCAACTACATGGTGGGATTGTCACATACGGCAAAGATCCGGAGGTACAAGGTGAATTATGGGACGGTAAATGCTATGTCTTTGACGAGCGCATTTCCGTGCCAGTTAACCGAAAAGAGCATGTCGTCGTCGGTGTCGATTATTTTGACGGCGAACCATGTGAGCGTTACGTCAACTGTGCTAATCCAGAATGTAATAAACAAATTCTTTGCTCGGAAGAAAATGAGCATAAATATTTGCGTGGTTGCACACATGCATGTCGCGTGAGCCCACGTAACTTATATGTGAAAGAGCACGAACTATCGGAAGAAGAAGTGGAAGCGCGCCTTGAAGCTATAGGTGAAAGCTTAACAATGAAAGCATAA
- a CDS encoding tetratricopeptide repeat protein: MKLVEKFPNNAFINYQCAGSFDIIGEETKAIPYYKNAIKLGLPAKELQGAFLGLGSTYRTIGEYKKSKNLFAKGMKQFPKNRALQTFYAMTLYNLNEHDKAMELLLIIDTTNDAEIMRYRRAIKFYSDKLDEKWID, encoded by the coding sequence ATGAAATTGGTAGAAAAGTTTCCTAATAATGCCTTCATTAACTATCAGTGTGCTGGTAGCTTTGACATAATAGGAGAGGAAACAAAAGCAATCCCTTATTATAAAAATGCCATTAAGTTAGGATTGCCTGCAAAAGAATTGCAAGGTGCTTTTCTAGGCTTGGGTAGTACATATAGAACAATAGGTGAATACAAGAAGTCAAAAAATCTATTTGCAAAAGGAATGAAACAGTTCCCTAAAAACAGGGCATTGCAAACATTTTATGCAATGACGTTATACAATTTAAACGAACATGATAAGGCTATGGAACTATTACTAATTATCGATACGACAAATGATGCTGAGATTATGCGTTATAGAAGGGCGATAAAATTCTATTCAGATAAATTAGATGAAAAATGGATTGATTGA
- a CDS encoding glutathione peroxidase → MSIYDFDVETIDGKEKSLADYKGNVLLIVNTASKCGFTPQLESLQQLYDAYKDDGFYVLGFPCNQFKNQDPGSEKEIAAFCQLNYGVNFPMFAKVNVKGEYAHPLFKYLTDEAKGMFTKQMKWNFTKFLINKQGEVVNRYAPQTKPENIKKDIEAALQA, encoded by the coding sequence ATGTCTATATACGATTTTGACGTAGAAACGATAGATGGGAAAGAGAAGTCGTTGGCTGATTATAAAGGGAACGTACTGCTTATCGTAAATACAGCAAGCAAATGTGGTTTTACCCCGCAATTGGAAAGTTTACAACAGTTATATGATGCATATAAAGATGACGGTTTTTATGTACTCGGCTTTCCATGTAATCAATTTAAAAATCAAGACCCAGGCTCAGAGAAAGAGATCGCTGCGTTTTGCCAATTGAATTATGGTGTCAATTTTCCAATGTTTGCCAAAGTTAATGTAAAAGGAGAGTATGCGCATCCGTTGTTCAAGTATTTGACAGATGAAGCAAAAGGGATGTTTACGAAGCAAATGAAATGGAACTTTACAAAGTTCTTGATCAACAAGCAAGGCGAGGTCGTTAATCGCTACGCACCACAAACGAAACCAGAAAACATAAAAAAAGATATTGAAGCAGCTTTACAAGCGTAA
- a CDS encoding basic amino acid ABC transporter substrate-binding protein — protein sequence MKHKMILAVFVVLLTGIITACGSSNDQASGEEGKEKKVLKMATSADFPPFETRDPEGNFEGFDIELGQMIAEELGYELEIEDMQFDGLIGALQADRVDMVMSGMSATEDRKKNVDFSTEYHRSGQSFLTTKDSEIETIDDLKGKTVGVQLGSIQEEGAKKLAKEYGFEVKTVDKAGLVPQELNANRIDAGYMDKTVAAGYVKEQDLKLFDDPTESSPGMGIAFPKGSKLVEKVNDVLAKFEENGEIQELEDKWLKELQ from the coding sequence ATGAAACATAAAATGATCCTAGCAGTTTTTGTCGTTCTTTTAACTGGAATAATAACAGCTTGTGGAAGTAGTAATGATCAAGCATCTGGAGAAGAAGGAAAAGAGAAAAAGGTTCTAAAAATGGCAACATCAGCGGACTTTCCTCCATTTGAAACGCGTGATCCAGAGGGGAATTTCGAAGGATTTGATATTGAATTAGGACAAATGATAGCGGAAGAATTAGGGTATGAATTAGAAATAGAAGATATGCAATTTGACGGATTAATTGGAGCGTTACAAGCAGATCGAGTGGATATGGTCATGTCTGGAATGAGTGCAACCGAGGACCGGAAAAAGAATGTCGATTTTTCAACAGAATACCATCGTTCAGGTCAAAGCTTTTTAACAACGAAAGACTCTGAAATTGAAACCATCGACGATTTAAAAGGAAAAACAGTCGGTGTGCAGCTCGGATCGATTCAAGAGGAAGGAGCAAAAAAACTAGCAAAAGAATATGGATTTGAAGTGAAAACAGTAGATAAAGCAGGACTTGTCCCTCAAGAATTAAACGCCAATCGGATTGATGCCGGTTATATGGATAAAACTGTTGCAGCTGGTTATGTAAAAGAACAGGATTTGAAGTTGTTTGATGATCCAACAGAAAGTTCTCCAGGGATGGGAATTGCGTTTCCAAAGGGGAGTAAATTGGTAGAAAAAGTAAATGATGTACTAGCTAAATTTGAAGAAAATGGGGAAATTCAAGAGCTAGAAGATAAGTGGTTGAAAGAATTGCAATAG
- a CDS encoding amino acid ABC transporter permease produces the protein MNLDFSQIVPYIPFILEGIGATLKFVSVSIVIGFILGTLLALCKVTKVPVLKPFADAYTSIFRGTPLILQLMIIYYAVPQLTGYDISAFISAVLAFGLNSAAYISEIIRGGIQAVEKGQTEAAEALGIPYRPMMAHIILPQAFKNILPAMMNEFITLTKESALVSTIGYLDLMRRAQVVGSDLYRNFEPLLFAGLIYWVMVFILTQFGRLLERRLRQSD, from the coding sequence ATGAATTTGGATTTCAGCCAAATCGTGCCTTACATTCCTTTTATATTAGAAGGAATTGGGGCAACATTAAAATTCGTCAGTGTATCTATAGTGATTGGATTTATTTTAGGTACATTACTAGCTTTATGTAAAGTAACAAAAGTTCCTGTGTTAAAACCTTTTGCAGATGCGTATACTTCCATCTTTCGTGGCACACCACTCATTTTGCAATTAATGATTATTTATTATGCTGTTCCACAGTTAACAGGCTATGATATATCCGCATTTATCTCTGCCGTATTAGCATTTGGTCTCAATTCAGCTGCTTATATTTCTGAAATCATTCGTGGTGGTATTCAAGCAGTGGAAAAAGGGCAAACTGAAGCAGCAGAGGCGTTGGGAATTCCTTATCGTCCGATGATGGCACATATCATTTTGCCACAAGCATTTAAAAATATATTGCCAGCGATGATGAATGAATTTATTACATTAACAAAAGAATCCGCCCTTGTATCTACAATCGGTTATCTAGATTTAATGCGCCGTGCGCAAGTGGTCGGTTCCGACTTATATCGCAACTTTGAACCATTATTATTTGCAGGATTAATCTACTGGGTGATGGTCTTTATTCTTACACAATTTGGTAGATTACTAGAACGGAGGCTTCGTCAAAGTGATTAA
- a CDS encoding polysaccharide deacetylase family protein, whose product MFKYAMLLIYLLLSFFPTTENLHAYTEERIKYEKSGDVIWEGYTDEKVVALTFDDGPNPKYTPLILDILDRFNAKATFFVTGSNAKKYPYLIYRQHLENHEIGNHTFNHDYRTKNLKEELKKTATIIYETTGTSPTNFRPPEGVYNDEIVAIASEQGYTVVLWSWDQDPKDWDRPGVDEIVNHVTSNISPGDIILLHDSGGNRSQTVEALPKILEFLDENEYKTITVSEMIQRTS is encoded by the coding sequence ATGTTTAAATATGCTATGTTACTAATTTATCTGCTTTTATCATTTTTTCCGACTACTGAAAACCTACATGCATATACAGAAGAAAGAATAAAGTATGAGAAGTCAGGAGATGTTATATGGGAAGGTTATACGGATGAAAAAGTGGTTGCATTAACATTTGATGACGGACCTAACCCTAAATACACACCACTCATTCTTGATATTTTAGACAGATTTAATGCCAAAGCAACCTTCTTTGTCACTGGTTCCAACGCAAAAAAATACCCCTACCTTATATATAGACAGCATTTAGAAAATCATGAAATTGGAAATCATACATTTAACCATGATTATCGAACAAAGAACTTGAAAGAAGAGCTTAAGAAAACAGCAACCATTATTTATGAGACCACTGGTACATCGCCTACTAATTTCCGCCCACCGGAGGGCGTATATAATGATGAAATTGTTGCCATCGCAAGCGAACAAGGATATACCGTTGTCTTATGGTCTTGGGATCAAGACCCAAAAGACTGGGATCGCCCCGGTGTTGATGAAATTGTAAATCATGTCACATCCAATATTTCGCCAGGCGATATTATTCTTTTACACGATTCAGGAGGAAACCGAAGCCAAACTGTAGAAGCACTACCAAAAATATTGGAGTTTTTAGATGAAAATGAATATAAGACGATAACAGTATCTGAAATGATTCAACGAACTTCCTAA
- a CDS encoding sulfite exporter TauE/SafE family protein: MLLIFFIGFIGSFISGMVGIGGSIIKYPMLLYIPPLLGFAAFSAHEVSGISAVQVFFATIGGVWAYRKGGYLNKSLILYMGISILLGGLIGGYGSNILAESTINIVYAILATIAVIMMLLPKNNDDNPDLQEVTFNKPLAASLSFIVGIAAGIVGAAGAFILVPIMITVLKIPTRMTIASSLAITFISSIGSTVGKLATNQVLFIPAVIMIVASLIASPLGAELGKRMNTKILQRLLAVLIFATAVKIWWDIF, translated from the coding sequence ATGTTACTCATTTTTTTCATTGGTTTTATCGGTTCATTTATTTCAGGTATGGTAGGGATTGGCGGTTCGATCATTAAATATCCCATGTTACTGTACATCCCTCCCCTCCTCGGATTCGCAGCTTTTAGCGCACACGAAGTATCAGGTATTAGTGCTGTACAAGTATTTTTTGCTACGATTGGTGGCGTTTGGGCATATCGTAAAGGTGGATATTTAAATAAATCACTCATTCTATACATGGGAATTAGTATTTTGCTTGGGGGATTAATTGGGGGTTATGGTTCCAATATCTTAGCGGAATCTACCATTAACATTGTATATGCTATTTTAGCTACCATTGCCGTTATTATGATGCTACTACCCAAAAATAATGATGATAATCCGGATTTACAAGAGGTAACGTTTAATAAGCCGCTTGCAGCTAGTTTATCTTTTATCGTCGGAATCGCAGCTGGCATTGTTGGGGCAGCAGGCGCTTTTATTCTCGTTCCGATTATGATTACCGTCTTAAAAATACCAACGAGAATGACAATCGCCAGCTCACTTGCCATTACGTTTATTTCTTCCATTGGTTCTACAGTCGGGAAGCTAGCTACCAATCAAGTGTTATTTATCCCCGCGGTCATTATGATTGTTGCCAGTTTAATCGCTTCTCCACTTGGCGCAGAATTGGGAAAGCGTATGAATACAAAGATACTGCAACGGTTATTGGCAGTACTCATTTTTGCTACAGCGGTCAAAATTTGGTGGGATATTTTTTGA